The following proteins are co-located in the Pontibacillus halophilus JSM 076056 = DSM 19796 genome:
- the spoVT gene encoding stage V sporulation protein T, which yields MKATGIVRRIDDLGRVVIPKEIRRTLRIREGDPLEIFVDREGEVILKKYSPISELGDFAKEYADALFDSLGHTVLICDRDDFIAVSGGTKKEYLNKGIGKRVEQAIQDRTALTETNESTVEIVNDVEETLSSYVIGPIVANGDPIGCVLILSKDGQSLGAVEQKSVETAASFLARQME from the coding sequence ATGAAGGCAACAGGTATTGTACGTCGTATTGATGACCTAGGTCGTGTGGTTATCCCTAAAGAAATTCGTAGAACACTACGAATTCGAGAAGGTGACCCGCTTGAGATCTTCGTGGATCGCGAAGGGGAAGTCATCTTGAAGAAGTATTCGCCTATTAGTGAGCTTGGAGATTTCGCGAAGGAATATGCGGATGCCCTATTTGATTCCCTCGGACATACTGTATTGATTTGTGACCGAGATGATTTTATCGCCGTGTCTGGAGGTACGAAGAAAGAGTACCTGAATAAAGGAATCGGCAAGAGAGTAGAACAGGCAATTCAAGACAGAACTGCACTTACAGAAACGAATGAGTCCACGGTCGAAATTGTCAACGATGTTGAAGAGACGCTCTCATCCTATGTCATTGGTCCAATCGTTGCTAATGGTGACCCAATTGGTTGCGTACTCATCTTATCGAAAGATGGACAATCATTAGGAGCTGTTGAACAGAAGTCAGTCGAGACGGCTGCAAGTTTCTTGGCAAGGCAAATGGAATAG